The following are encoded in a window of Leptolyngbyaceae cyanobacterium genomic DNA:
- a CDS encoding IS1380 family transposase: MTSNPRKKACKEFNLGKVKGKEIIANFSGGRITSNAGIILIAELDKRLKISQQFADCFQDYRNSSYIDYSVEQLVTQRIYGLILGYEDVNDHDKLRDDAALAIALEKLDKLESNQRSLAGKSTINRLEYCPETILNQENSRYHRIEHDPKKIENLFVDIFLQSYQKPPSQIILDMDVTDDRVHGNQEGAFFNTYYQGVCYAPLYIFCGHHLLVAKLRPSNVDPAEGALEELQRVIGLIRKEWPTTQILVRGDSAYAREEIFNFCEEQKGVEYAIAMATNRQLKLRANQTIEKAKNEYSRKLEPIVELMESLFEKNEDLEVVRALVPSSTWYRSLCYQTEKSWSRLRRVVTKVCYGSEG, from the coding sequence ATGACTTCCAATCCTCGAAAAAAAGCTTGTAAAGAATTCAATTTAGGAAAAGTTAAAGGAAAAGAAATCATCGCTAATTTTTCGGGAGGGAGAATCACCTCAAATGCCGGAATTATTTTAATAGCTGAATTAGATAAAAGATTAAAAATTAGCCAGCAATTCGCTGATTGTTTTCAAGATTATAGAAATTCGTCTTATATAGATTATTCAGTTGAGCAATTAGTCACCCAAAGAATTTATGGACTCATATTAGGTTATGAAGATGTCAATGACCACGACAAATTACGTGATGATGCAGCTTTAGCTATCGCCTTAGAAAAACTTGATAAATTAGAATCAAATCAAAGAAGTTTGGCGGGAAAAAGTACAATTAATCGATTAGAGTATTGTCCCGAAACTATCCTCAATCAAGAAAATAGTCGTTATCATCGGATTGAACATGACCCCAAAAAGATAGAAAACCTTTTTGTTGACATCTTTTTACAGTCTTATCAAAAGCCTCCTTCTCAAATTATTTTGGACATGGATGTTACAGACGATCGAGTACATGGCAATCAGGAAGGAGCTTTTTTCAATACTTATTATCAAGGAGTTTGTTACGCTCCTTTATATATTTTTTGTGGACATCATTTATTGGTAGCCAAGCTGCGTCCATCTAATGTAGACCCAGCAGAAGGAGCATTAGAAGAATTACAAAGAGTGATTGGATTAATTAGAAAAGAATGGCCAACTACTCAGATTCTAGTGCGGGGCGATAGCGCTTATGCGCGAGAAGAAATCTTTAATTTCTGCGAAGAACAAAAAGGCGTTGAATATGCGATAGCTATGGCGACTAATCGCCAATTAAAGTTAAGAGCTAATCAAACGATTGAGAAAGCTAAAAATGAATATTCTAGAAAACTTGAACCGATTGTTGAATTGATGGAAAGCCTTTTTGAGAAAAATGAAGATTTAGAAGTAGTCAGAGCGTTAGTTCCTAGTTCAACTTGGTATCGTTCTTTATGTTATCAAACCGAAAAATCATGGAGTCGTCTTAGAAGAGTTGTGACGAAAGTTTGTTATGGGAGTGAAGGC